One region of Polynucleobacter sp. MWH-Aus1W21 genomic DNA includes:
- a CDS encoding SDR family oxidoreductase produces the protein MDLGIQGKVALVMASSRGLGQAMAVSLAREGVKVAVTGRNAEGLKESVKLIEEAGGKALALNWDLSDPSVIDGLISEVEKELGPIDILINNTGGPPPTPAAGQDPALWQKSFNDMVLSLIAITDRVLPGMRQRKWGRIITSTTSGAIAPIKNLAISNTLRAALLAWSKTLASEVAADGITVNIIMPGRVATDRLRQLDEARANREGKSYEDVVKLSLGQIPMGRYGDPKEYGDTAAFLASQNASFITGTVMRVDGGQIQAV, from the coding sequence ATGGATTTAGGAATTCAGGGTAAGGTTGCTCTAGTAATGGCCTCTAGTCGTGGCCTAGGTCAGGCCATGGCAGTATCGCTTGCCCGTGAGGGGGTGAAAGTCGCTGTCACTGGGCGAAACGCGGAAGGCTTGAAGGAGTCTGTCAAGTTAATTGAGGAAGCCGGAGGAAAGGCGCTGGCGCTAAATTGGGATTTGTCTGACCCGTCAGTTATCGATGGCTTAATCTCAGAAGTAGAAAAAGAGCTGGGCCCAATTGATATCTTGATTAATAACACTGGCGGTCCTCCGCCGACACCAGCCGCAGGACAAGACCCAGCACTTTGGCAAAAAAGCTTTAACGATATGGTGCTCTCACTGATCGCTATTACGGATCGCGTCTTGCCGGGTATGCGTCAACGTAAGTGGGGTCGCATTATTACCAGCACGACTTCAGGCGCAATTGCTCCTATTAAAAACTTGGCTATTTCTAATACTTTGCGCGCGGCATTGCTGGCTTGGTCAAAAACCTTGGCATCAGAGGTAGCTGCTGATGGTATCACTGTGAATATCATCATGCCGGGTAGGGTGGCAACAGATCGCTTACGTCAGCTTGATGAGGCTCGTGCTAATCGCGAAGGTAAGAGTTATGAGGATGTAGTCAAGCTAAGTTTAGGTCAAATTCCGATGGGGAGATATGGGGACCCTAAAGAATATGGTGACACAGCAGCATTCTTGGCTAGTCAAAACGCCTCCTTTATTACTGGCACTGTCATGCGCGTTGATGGCGGTCAAATACAGGCCGTTTGA
- a CDS encoding tripartite tricarboxylate transporter substrate binding protein BugE yields the protein MAIGSAAIAQTQNFPVKPIRLVVPFAPGGSTDIIARAVGDALGRQLGQPVIVENKAGGGGSIGALEVMRAPKDGYTIGMATVSTTAANPAINPKIGYDPITDFTAISNIAATPNIIAVNPSFPAKDFKTFMEVLKANPGKYSYSSSGTGGIGHLQTELFKSLTGVFIVHIPYRGAGPALADTVGGQVSMIFDNLPSSLPFIKDGKLVPIVIAAPKRLAQLPNVPTFAEVGLAPVNRMAYYGLLGPAGIPKDVVEKYNVALQKVVADPAVKKRIEDTGSIINVNGSEAFAKEIKAEYTVYKEVVTKQKLQLD from the coding sequence ATGGCGATAGGATCTGCTGCTATCGCACAGACGCAAAATTTTCCTGTGAAGCCAATTCGTTTAGTGGTGCCATTTGCACCAGGTGGTAGTACTGACATCATTGCTCGTGCAGTAGGCGATGCCCTGGGTCGCCAATTAGGTCAACCAGTCATTGTGGAAAACAAAGCGGGTGGTGGTGGTTCTATTGGCGCGCTAGAGGTTATGCGCGCACCAAAAGATGGTTACACCATCGGTATGGCAACTGTGTCTACAACGGCGGCTAATCCGGCCATCAATCCGAAGATTGGTTACGATCCCATTACTGATTTCACAGCTATTAGTAATATCGCAGCGACACCAAACATCATTGCGGTCAATCCATCATTTCCAGCCAAAGACTTTAAAACCTTTATGGAGGTATTAAAGGCAAATCCTGGTAAGTATTCTTATTCGAGCTCAGGTACAGGCGGGATTGGACATCTACAAACTGAATTATTTAAAAGTTTGACTGGTGTGTTTATCGTGCATATCCCTTATCGTGGCGCCGGTCCAGCGCTGGCAGATACGGTTGGTGGACAAGTGTCGATGATTTTTGATAACTTACCATCATCATTGCCCTTCATTAAAGACGGCAAGCTTGTTCCGATTGTGATTGCTGCTCCTAAGCGTTTAGCCCAATTACCTAATGTGCCGACCTTTGCAGAAGTGGGTTTGGCGCCCGTCAATCGCATGGCTTACTACGGTTTATTAGGCCCTGCGGGCATTCCAAAAGATGTGGTGGAGAAATACAACGTAGCACTACAAAAAGTAGTTGCAGATCCAGCAGTGAAAAAGCGTATTGAAGATACTGGCTCGATCATTAACGTGAACGGCTCTGAAGCCTTTGCAAAAGAGATTAAGGCTGAGTACACCGTTTACAAAGAGGTTGTTACTAAACAAAAATTGCAGTTAGACTAA
- a CDS encoding MlaD family protein → MSNNSNPNYFRLGVFVLAAIGVLIAVILIFGSGQFFKKSFYIETYIKQSVTGLDAGAAVRFRGVKVGQVTMISLTGDIYEKDIPFEKRRQYVVIRMQIYGEQVDMDHLNSFVKNNLRARVKSMGITGVNYVEFDFVNDANHTEVLPYSWKPDYPVIPSLPNQADEIISGIQKLIGALNEMNIDATQKKLDKMITNLNVLMAGDGKGNEGVIESVKQLNTIMARIAKVTDKDELSILMRELVGTMVALRQTVTSIQGDTSATIENLKQTSENLNEFSRIASQSPSSLIWGEPPAKITPPLNGSSGSGAQK, encoded by the coding sequence ATGAGCAATAACTCAAATCCGAATTATTTCCGCCTAGGCGTCTTTGTTCTGGCCGCAATAGGGGTGCTAATAGCTGTTATTTTGATCTTTGGATCCGGACAGTTTTTTAAAAAATCTTTCTATATTGAGACCTACATTAAGCAATCTGTTACTGGATTGGATGCTGGTGCTGCAGTCCGCTTTAGAGGGGTAAAGGTTGGTCAAGTCACCATGATTAGCTTAACTGGAGATATTTATGAAAAAGATATTCCCTTTGAAAAGCGTCGACAGTATGTAGTGATCCGTATGCAGATTTATGGCGAACAAGTGGATATGGACCATCTGAATAGTTTTGTAAAAAATAATTTACGCGCACGTGTTAAATCTATGGGTATCACAGGCGTTAACTACGTAGAGTTTGATTTTGTGAATGATGCTAACCATACTGAAGTACTTCCATATAGTTGGAAGCCTGATTACCCAGTTATTCCTTCTTTGCCAAATCAAGCGGATGAGATCATCTCTGGTATTCAAAAGCTCATTGGCGCGCTAAATGAAATGAATATTGATGCTACACAGAAGAAGCTGGATAAGATGATTACCAATCTGAATGTATTGATGGCGGGTGACGGCAAGGGTAATGAGGGTGTAATTGAATCTGTAAAACAACTTAATACGATCATGGCACGCATTGCTAAGGTAACCGATAAAGATGAGCTCAGTATTTTGATGCGAGAGCTAGTCGGCACGATGGTTGCATTGCGCCAAACTGTAACCAGCATTCAGGGCGACACTAGTGCCACGATTGAGAATCTGAAACAGACCAGTGAGAACCTCAACGAATTCAGTCGTATTGCTAGTCAGTCCCCATCAAGCTTAATTTGGGGTGAGCCGCCAGCAAAAATTACACCGCCGCTAAATGGTTCAAGCGGATCTGGAGCGCAAAAATGA
- a CDS encoding membrane integrity-associated transporter subunit PqiC, with amino-acid sequence MIKRALFIAAILGLSACSLPSRAPLASASWMVAPERTAAPLKTRSDLWLKIGSVTVAPPFDSKSLVYRLGDQRYEKDFYNVYTVIPSEMISNAERKWFNQANIFAATVGQGNSFFPYYTLQLSVNEFYGDYRVKPEAVVSVEFFLTATNAGKSNPLIGANRYSKRVALKDNTPDALVLGQQQALAEIFREYEDQLSKYAANLPKPLGQ; translated from the coding sequence ATGATAAAACGAGCCCTTTTTATTGCGGCAATATTGGGATTGTCTGCTTGCTCATTACCATCCCGTGCACCATTGGCCTCTGCAAGTTGGATGGTCGCACCTGAGCGAACAGCTGCTCCTCTCAAAACACGCTCAGATCTGTGGTTAAAAATTGGTTCAGTTACTGTGGCGCCGCCATTTGATTCTAAGTCTTTGGTTTATCGCTTAGGTGATCAGCGTTATGAAAAAGATTTCTATAACGTGTATACCGTCATCCCATCAGAGATGATCTCAAATGCAGAACGTAAGTGGTTTAACCAGGCAAATATCTTTGCTGCAACCGTTGGCCAGGGTAATAGCTTTTTCCCTTATTACACCCTGCAGTTATCTGTAAATGAGTTTTATGGCGATTACCGTGTTAAGCCTGAGGCGGTTGTGAGTGTTGAATTTTTCTTAACTGCAACTAATGCAGGCAAGAGTAATCCCTTAATTGGTGCAAATCGATATTCAAAACGAGTGGCGCTTAAAGACAATACTCCAGATGCGCTTGTATTAGGTCAACAGCAAGCTCTCGCAGAAATCTTTCGGGAGTATGAAGATCAGCTTTCGAAATATGCGGCAAATTTACCCAAACCTTTAGGTCAGTAA
- a CDS encoding ABC transporter permease, giving the protein MSQLILRFLDGLKRDFRSSELAWLFVALTLSVTALSSVSFLADRMQRAFAFDARQLLASDLLIVSDQPLPSVFLKEAQSKELKIAQTVVFPSMATVGSSSKLASLKAVSPQYPLRGSLRVQRNSEGKALTGSPEQGFVWVDPAMLASLSAKEGDSIKLGDKTFVIAGVLERELDRGAGFMNFAPRVMMSLSDLSSTGLIGLGSRVTYRLLLAGSDEQVSAYSAWANQYIEKDDLKGVRIETLENAQPMMRKTLERADRFLSLIALLTAMVAAVAIALSAHRYTRNQADACAVLKCLGAKSNSILVWQGQTLLSLGLVAAFLGSLLGYLGQSLLTLLLGNLVMSDLPQVSIWPVLWSVLVSWSLLFGFAGPAIFRLVKVSPIRLIRKEFDGVDISTFWTVACGLLTALGLIMIAARDWKLALWTSLSFAAAIAIFAFVSWGFLRLACSMPTKRFALGFVILSQGRRTGLAIVQITALGIALMALLLVLLLRADFLSAWQGNIPSDAPNRFMINVQEDQKQGLTQSLQNAGVSAPQFYPMIRGRLIEINGKDIAPNNYAEENARRLVDREFNLSYTEQLPMGNQLLAGKWIQGDAPQISMETGIAKTLKLKMGDQLTFEVAGEKITAPITSLRKLDWGSMRVNFFVIMPAAQLQSLPQSWITSYYQSPKQESLDFQLSQTYPNVTIVDVTASLQQIQEVLNKLSSVLGLLLAFTIVAAILVLMSAIAATQDERYKNAALLKALGASRNTLANIANIELLMIGLVSGVLAGLASGMAAWALGHYVMEIQFNAFGEALLMGVTFGVVACLASGYRFQKRIQKATAIECLREA; this is encoded by the coding sequence TTGAGTCAATTGATTCTTCGCTTCTTGGATGGTCTGAAGCGCGATTTTCGCTCTAGTGAATTAGCTTGGCTTTTTGTTGCGCTAACACTATCTGTAACAGCGCTTTCCAGTGTGAGTTTTTTGGCAGACCGAATGCAAAGAGCATTTGCATTCGATGCTAGGCAACTCTTAGCATCGGACTTGCTCATTGTTTCAGACCAGCCCTTACCAAGCGTATTTTTGAAAGAAGCGCAAAGCAAGGAACTAAAAATTGCGCAAACGGTGGTATTTCCAAGCATGGCTACTGTTGGTTCTAGTAGCAAGCTTGCATCTCTTAAGGCAGTAAGTCCTCAGTATCCATTGCGCGGTTCACTGCGCGTTCAGAGAAATTCAGAAGGTAAAGCGCTAACTGGTAGTCCTGAGCAGGGTTTTGTTTGGGTTGATCCGGCCATGTTGGCTAGCTTGTCTGCTAAAGAGGGTGACTCCATCAAGCTAGGCGATAAGACCTTTGTGATTGCTGGCGTTCTTGAGCGAGAGCTTGATCGTGGCGCAGGTTTTATGAACTTTGCTCCTAGAGTCATGATGTCCTTGTCTGATTTGAGTTCAACAGGCTTGATTGGGCTGGGCAGTCGAGTGACTTATCGACTATTGCTTGCAGGTTCTGACGAACAGGTTTCAGCCTATAGCGCATGGGCTAATCAATATATTGAAAAAGATGATCTGAAGGGTGTGCGCATTGAAACCCTTGAGAATGCTCAGCCAATGATGCGCAAAACGCTTGAGCGCGCAGATCGATTTCTGTCCTTGATTGCATTGTTAACTGCGATGGTGGCGGCAGTTGCAATTGCTCTGTCTGCGCATCGTTACACGCGCAATCAGGCAGATGCTTGTGCAGTTCTAAAGTGCCTTGGAGCTAAATCAAATTCAATTCTGGTTTGGCAGGGTCAAACGCTTTTGTCGCTTGGTTTAGTTGCTGCATTTCTAGGTTCATTATTAGGTTATCTTGGTCAAAGTCTGTTGACACTTCTATTGGGCAATCTTGTGATGTCAGATCTGCCGCAAGTATCGATATGGCCCGTTCTTTGGAGTGTTTTGGTTTCCTGGAGCTTGCTGTTTGGATTTGCTGGACCAGCCATTTTCAGGTTGGTAAAGGTTTCGCCGATTCGTTTGATTCGCAAAGAATTTGATGGTGTAGATATCTCTACATTTTGGACTGTTGCTTGTGGGCTGCTTACCGCCCTTGGGCTGATTATGATTGCTGCGCGCGATTGGAAATTGGCTTTATGGACTAGTCTTAGTTTTGCTGCTGCAATTGCTATCTTCGCATTTGTCTCTTGGGGTTTTTTAAGGCTCGCATGTTCAATGCCAACAAAGCGATTTGCTCTTGGTTTTGTGATCCTGTCGCAAGGTCGAAGAACGGGTCTTGCTATTGTCCAAATCACTGCTTTAGGCATAGCGTTAATGGCATTGCTACTGGTTCTTTTATTGCGTGCCGACTTTTTAAGCGCATGGCAAGGCAATATACCTAGCGATGCACCTAATCGCTTCATGATTAATGTACAAGAGGATCAAAAGCAGGGACTCACGCAGTCTTTACAAAATGCAGGCGTATCTGCGCCACAGTTTTACCCGATGATTAGAGGTCGATTAATTGAAATTAACGGCAAAGATATAGCTCCCAATAATTATGCTGAAGAAAATGCCCGCCGCCTTGTGGATCGCGAGTTTAATTTATCGTATACAGAGCAATTACCAATGGGCAATCAACTCCTGGCGGGTAAGTGGATCCAGGGTGATGCTCCTCAGATCTCCATGGAAACAGGAATAGCCAAAACCCTGAAGTTAAAAATGGGCGATCAACTGACGTTTGAGGTGGCAGGAGAAAAAATTACTGCTCCGATCACCTCATTGCGTAAATTAGATTGGGGTTCAATGCGGGTGAACTTCTTTGTCATCATGCCTGCCGCTCAGTTGCAGTCATTACCTCAATCTTGGATTACTTCTTATTATCAATCGCCTAAACAGGAATCCTTAGATTTTCAGTTGAGTCAAACATATCCCAATGTAACGATTGTGGATGTAACAGCTTCCTTGCAACAAATTCAGGAAGTGCTGAATAAGCTTTCATCTGTCCTAGGTCTGCTCTTAGCCTTCACTATCGTTGCTGCTATTTTGGTTTTAATGTCCGCTATTGCAGCTACACAGGACGAGCGCTATAAAAATGCAGCACTCTTAAAGGCACTGGGTGCGTCTCGAAATACCCTGGCGAATATTGCCAACATCGAGTTATTAATGATTGGCTTAGTGTCAGGAGTGCTAGCTGGTCTTGCGTCTGGAATGGCTGCCTGGGCTTTGGGTCATTACGTGATGGAAATTCAATTCAATGCGTTTGGTGAGGCGCTACTCATGGGCGTTACCTTTGGCGTAGTAGCTTGTCTGGCATCGGGATATCGCTTCCAAAAGAGGATTCAGAAGGCTACGGCAATTGAATGTCTGCGCGAAGCTTAG
- a CDS encoding bifunctional (p)ppGpp synthetase/guanosine-3',5'-bis(diphosphate) 3'-pyrophosphohydrolase, translated as MDTDSKSSQSGKKSIIASLLAQSSRHLFGPTSAPNLPLKHQVVSIEGLLSKLSYLKSEEIAQIKKAFQFSDAAHLGQYRHSGEPYITHPVAVAELCATWRLDAPSIMAALMHDVIEDTGCTKADLVEKFGNKVAELVEGLTKLDKLEFQSHAEAQAESFRKMFMAMARDVRVILVKLADRTHNMRTLDAVPMEKRRRVATETIEIYAPIAHRLGLNVIYRDLQDLSFRYSMPMRFRVIEGAVKRARGNRKEMVEKILQASRMAFAKANLDVDLRGREKTLFSIYNKMRAKHLSFSQVLDVYAFRVTVHSIDECYRALGILHSLYKPMPGKFKDYIAIPKLNGYQSLHTTLLGPSGVPVEFQIRTTEMHAVAEAGVAAHWAYKDGSPDMSEVQNRAHQWLQSLIDIQDSSGDSQEFLEHVKIDLFPDAVYVFTPTGQIRALPRGATALDFAYSIHSDLGNTCVAVKINGLQLPLRSELKNSDIVEVITSASSQPNPGWLAFVRTGKARASIRHSLKTKHYSESLQLGERLLANALRQQGVDAALLSPEIWEKLTHWTGDKTREEACVNIALGRRSPQELAIRLKILIDDEGGSEQMRLGATDWVAPNQEINHHQRQAILVDGREGNSIHFQSCCHPIPGDNIIGYLGKGEGLQVHTNDCPVALRMLSKDSDKWVEVEWGKELNREFELDLAIDTRQGKGVLARVASSVTAADSNIMNVSMEDRFKEDSVTIRFTIQVYDRLHLSKVMRSLRANPDVMRVTRTRAI; from the coding sequence TTGGATACAGATTCCAAATCATCCCAAAGCGGCAAGAAATCGATCATTGCGAGTTTGTTGGCGCAATCGAGTCGTCATTTATTTGGCCCAACCTCGGCCCCAAATCTTCCCTTAAAGCATCAAGTAGTTTCGATTGAGGGATTGCTATCAAAACTCTCTTATTTGAAGTCTGAAGAAATTGCGCAAATTAAGAAAGCATTTCAGTTTTCGGATGCTGCTCATTTGGGTCAATATCGCCATAGCGGTGAACCTTACATCACTCACCCAGTTGCCGTCGCTGAACTCTGTGCCACATGGCGATTAGATGCCCCATCAATCATGGCAGCGTTAATGCATGATGTGATTGAGGATACGGGCTGTACAAAAGCAGATCTAGTAGAAAAGTTTGGTAACAAGGTGGCTGAGTTGGTTGAGGGTCTAACCAAGCTCGATAAATTAGAGTTTCAGAGTCATGCGGAAGCGCAAGCGGAAAGTTTTCGCAAAATGTTCATGGCCATGGCGCGCGATGTTCGTGTCATCTTAGTAAAGCTAGCAGACCGTACGCACAATATGCGTACTCTTGATGCGGTGCCGATGGAGAAGCGTCGCCGTGTAGCGACTGAAACTATTGAAATCTACGCACCCATTGCCCACCGTCTGGGCTTGAACGTCATTTACCGCGATTTACAAGATTTGAGCTTCCGGTACTCAATGCCGATGCGTTTTAGGGTGATTGAAGGCGCTGTCAAGCGGGCGCGTGGCAATCGAAAGGAAATGGTTGAGAAGATTTTGCAGGCTTCTCGCATGGCATTTGCCAAAGCCAACTTAGATGTAGATCTTCGTGGTCGTGAAAAAACACTCTTTAGTATCTACAACAAGATGCGCGCTAAACATTTAAGTTTTTCGCAAGTTCTCGATGTTTATGCTTTCCGCGTAACCGTTCATTCTATTGATGAATGCTATCGCGCTTTAGGTATTTTGCATTCCTTGTATAAGCCTATGCCTGGTAAGTTTAAGGATTACATTGCCATTCCAAAATTAAACGGCTATCAATCTTTGCATACCACCTTATTGGGTCCATCAGGTGTGCCAGTAGAGTTTCAAATTCGTACGACTGAAATGCATGCAGTTGCCGAAGCTGGTGTAGCAGCGCATTGGGCTTATAAAGATGGTTCGCCTGATATGAGTGAGGTGCAGAATCGTGCTCATCAATGGTTGCAGTCCTTGATTGATATTCAGGATAGTAGCGGCGACTCTCAGGAATTTTTAGAGCACGTCAAAATCGATTTGTTCCCGGATGCGGTTTATGTATTTACGCCAACTGGACAGATTAGGGCGCTCCCAAGAGGCGCCACCGCACTTGATTTCGCATATTCCATCCATAGCGACCTTGGTAATACTTGCGTGGCTGTAAAGATCAATGGCTTGCAATTGCCGCTGCGTAGTGAGTTAAAAAATAGTGATATCGTTGAAGTGATTACTTCCGCAAGTTCACAGCCCAACCCAGGTTGGCTCGCTTTTGTTCGTACCGGCAAAGCCCGTGCCTCAATTCGGCATTCTTTAAAGACTAAGCATTATTCCGAATCTCTACAGCTCGGTGAGCGCCTCCTAGCGAATGCACTACGCCAGCAGGGTGTCGATGCTGCATTGCTTAGCCCGGAGATTTGGGAGAAGCTAACCCATTGGACTGGCGATAAAACCAGAGAAGAAGCTTGCGTCAATATTGCCCTGGGTAGACGATCTCCGCAAGAGCTAGCAATTCGTCTGAAGATATTGATTGATGACGAGGGTGGTTCTGAGCAGATGCGTTTGGGTGCTACCGATTGGGTTGCGCCAAACCAAGAAATTAACCATCACCAACGCCAGGCAATTTTGGTTGATGGTCGTGAAGGCAATTCCATTCATTTCCAGAGTTGTTGCCATCCGATTCCAGGAGATAACATCATTGGCTATCTCGGTAAGGGTGAGGGTCTGCAAGTGCATACCAATGATTGTCCGGTGGCTTTGCGCATGCTTTCTAAAGACAGTGACAAATGGGTTGAGGTGGAGTGGGGTAAAGAGCTCAATCGTGAGTTTGAGTTAGATCTTGCAATTGATACTCGCCAAGGTAAAGGGGTATTGGCAAGAGTTGCTAGTAGCGTAACAGCCGCTGATTCAAACATCATGAATGTATCTATGGAAGATCGATTCAAAGAGGATTCCGTGACAATCCGCTTTACGATTCAAGTCTACGATCGACTGCATCTTTCTAAAGTCATGCGCAGTCTGCGCGCCAATCCTGACGTAATGCGGGTCACTCGCACCCGCGCTATATAG
- the greB gene encoding transcription elongation factor GreB, whose amino-acid sequence MEEKNYITPAGHERIKTELLQLLNLDRPEVVKVVHWAASNGDRSENGDYIYGKKRLREIDRRIRFLNKRLEFAVVVDNSARKSGENDADQVFFGATVTYSALEGAQAGKETVITIVGVDEVDLDKGHVSWVSPIAKGLIKSRIGDCVFIQTPTGPAEIEILDVQYL is encoded by the coding sequence ATGGAAGAGAAGAACTACATCACCCCCGCTGGTCACGAACGTATCAAGACCGAGCTCCTGCAGCTCTTAAACCTTGATAGACCCGAGGTTGTCAAGGTTGTGCACTGGGCTGCCAGCAATGGCGATCGGTCTGAAAATGGTGACTATATCTACGGAAAAAAGCGCCTTAGGGAGATAGATAGGCGTATTCGGTTCCTCAATAAACGCCTTGAATTTGCCGTAGTTGTGGACAATTCCGCCCGAAAATCCGGTGAAAATGATGCCGACCAGGTCTTCTTTGGGGCAACCGTAACCTACTCAGCCCTCGAGGGTGCCCAAGCAGGCAAAGAGACCGTAATTACTATTGTTGGGGTAGATGAGGTTGACTTAGATAAAGGCCATGTGAGTTGGGTGTCACCTATAGCCAAAGGACTCATTAAGTCTCGAATCGGTGACTGCGTTTTCATTCAGACGCCAACCGGACCCGCTGAAATTGAAATCCTAGATGTTCAGTACCTTTAA
- a CDS encoding ABC transporter permease has protein sequence MSISDTISAVSEAPVAVWSQMDTNSAKVSLNGVVNAYSLGGVWTQIRDAQAAWLTQGDSKAKTLNVDSSAVASLDGAGIAFLISLEEAQTIAGAKYALSGLDPRYQPLLKEFDPISNLFPKPATKPQRSFVVSTGMAVQNIIDDTVGLIEFTGHLFSDLVWSVRNPKQVRWGDFINAAVEAGIAALPIVGLVAFLIGVILSFQAAIGMKQFGAVSFVGPLAALGIVREMGPLITAILLAGRSSAAFAAEIGTMTVNSEVDALVSGGLSPIRFLVVPRVLAGIIVAPILTLFADIVSIFSSMLTMLIYGIPFINFYNGMLAAVDVEDILSGLLKATLFGVVVSAMGCLRGMQTGTGAAAVGISATRAVVSSIVMIVIVDGIFAFISYKTGF, from the coding sequence ATGAGCATTTCTGACACCATTTCTGCCGTTTCTGAGGCCCCAGTTGCTGTTTGGTCGCAGATGGATACCAATTCCGCAAAGGTGTCGCTTAATGGAGTTGTGAACGCTTATTCCCTAGGTGGAGTTTGGACTCAAATTCGCGATGCTCAAGCGGCCTGGCTAACGCAAGGCGATAGTAAGGCAAAAACTCTCAATGTTGATTCTTCAGCAGTCGCTTCTCTTGATGGTGCTGGTATCGCCTTTTTAATTTCATTAGAAGAGGCGCAGACCATTGCCGGTGCTAAATATGCGTTGTCAGGATTGGATCCTCGTTACCAGCCTCTGCTGAAAGAGTTTGATCCAATCAGTAATTTATTTCCCAAGCCGGCTACAAAGCCTCAAAGAAGCTTTGTGGTGAGCACGGGGATGGCAGTTCAAAATATTATTGATGACACTGTAGGTTTAATTGAATTCACAGGCCATCTATTTTCTGATTTAGTTTGGTCAGTTAGAAATCCAAAACAAGTGAGGTGGGGTGACTTTATCAATGCTGCAGTTGAGGCAGGTATTGCGGCATTGCCAATCGTTGGTTTGGTTGCCTTTTTAATTGGTGTAATTCTATCTTTCCAGGCTGCCATTGGTATGAAGCAGTTTGGCGCTGTCTCTTTTGTGGGCCCGCTGGCTGCCTTGGGTATTGTTCGCGAAATGGGCCCATTAATAACGGCTATTTTGTTGGCGGGTCGATCATCCGCGGCTTTTGCTGCCGAGATTGGCACAATGACGGTCAATAGCGAAGTGGATGCTTTAGTTTCAGGCGGCTTAAGTCCCATCCGTTTTTTAGTCGTGCCGCGCGTTTTAGCAGGCATTATAGTTGCGCCGATTTTGACTTTATTTGCCGACATCGTCAGCATATTTTCATCCATGTTAACGATGTTGATCTACGGTATTCCATTTATAAATTTTTACAATGGCATGTTAGCTGCAGTTGATGTCGAAGATATTCTTTCTGGTTTATTAAAGGCAACTCTGTTTGGTGTGGTTGTTTCGGCGATGGGTTGTTTACGTGGCATGCAAACTGGTACTGGTGCGGCAGCTGTAGGTATCTCAGCAACGCGTGCAGTAGTTAGTAGTATCGTCATGATCGTCATCGTTGACGGTATTTTTGCTTTCATCTCCTATAAAACAGGCTTCTGA
- a CDS encoding ABC transporter ATP-binding protein, translating to MDAQITQNNSSYAIDVQNLTVGYGSKVLMQNLNFTVNNGEIFVILGGSGCGKSSLLKNLFGLYQPLAGNVLIEGQNITTATGAERQKIMTSFGVMYQQGALFGSMNLLDNVTLFMQEYTHLTQPQMDLLARCKLDLVGLLPYESYMPSEISGGMQKRAAIARAMALDPKILFLDEPSAGLDPITSADLDSTIQDLSKNLGITFVIVSHELASIYAIADKVIMLDKDAKGIIAEGDPKVLRDTSKDPRVHQFFNRIMSKDAA from the coding sequence ATGGACGCACAAATTACCCAGAATAATTCTTCCTACGCAATTGATGTCCAGAACCTAACGGTTGGTTATGGTTCTAAGGTGCTCATGCAGAACTTGAATTTCACTGTTAATAACGGTGAAATTTTTGTCATTCTGGGCGGTTCAGGTTGCGGGAAATCTAGCCTTCTGAAAAACTTATTCGGCCTGTATCAGCCGTTAGCTGGGAATGTTCTGATCGAAGGGCAAAACATCACCACCGCAACGGGTGCTGAACGTCAAAAAATCATGACTAGTTTTGGTGTGATGTATCAGCAGGGCGCGCTATTTGGATCAATGAATCTCCTGGATAACGTTACCTTGTTTATGCAGGAATATACCCATCTGACGCAGCCACAAATGGATCTCTTGGCGCGCTGCAAACTTGATTTAGTTGGCCTTTTGCCGTATGAGTCCTATATGCCCAGCGAAATCAGTGGCGGCATGCAAAAACGTGCAGCTATAGCAAGGGCGATGGCACTGGATCCTAAAATTTTGTTTTTGGACGAACCTTCCGCAGGTCTTGATCCAATCACCTCGGCTGATCTTGATAGCACTATCCAGGATTTGTCAAAAAACTTAGGCATTACCTTTGTCATTGTTTCCCATGAATTGGCTAGCATTTATGCCATCGCTGACAAGGTCATCATGTTGGATAAGGATGCCAAAGGAATCATCGCCGAAGGCGACCCGAAAGTGCTAAGAGATACCAGTAAGGACCCTAGAGTGCATCAATTCTTTAATCGCATTATGAGCAAGGACGCAGCATGA